A window from Primulina huaijiensis isolate GDHJ02 chromosome 11, ASM1229523v2, whole genome shotgun sequence encodes these proteins:
- the LOC140987187 gene encoding uncharacterized protein: MDPEVRETNQRVSGDLAPDNSRDSAHPETVIEMGENEISDPNAGSNGSSVDDAAKVEDKFSSCVIDINSGDSSGENYRVCRICHLSSKESGKSLMDLIELGCECKGELELVHQDCGETWFGIRGNRFCEICGETVKNIKGVGNNEFMEEWNEHRSSDTGNSSSENNRRCLRGQPLCNFLMACLVIAFILPWFFRVNMF; encoded by the exons ATGGATCCAGAGGTAAGAGAAACTAATCAAAGAGTCTCCGGAGATCTTGCCCCTGATAATTCGAGAGATTCAGCTCATCCGGAGACTGTGATTGAGATGGGGGAAAATGAAATCTCTGATCCAAATGCGGGGTCGAATGGGTCATCAGTGGATGATGCAGCAAAAGTTGAAgataagttttcttcttgtgtGATTGATATAAACAGCGGAGATTCTTCGGGAGAAAATTATAGGGTTTGTAGAATATGCCATTTGAGTTCAAAGGAAAGTGGGAAAAGTTTAATGGATTTAATTGAACTTGGTTGCGAGTGCAAAGGTGAGCTTGAACTTGTGCATCAGGATTGTGGTGAGACTTGGTTTGGGATTCGAGGGAATAG ATTCTGCGAAATTTGTGGTGAGACTGTAAAAAACATCAAAGGTGTTGGCAATAATGAATTTATGGAAGAATGGAATGAACATAGATCTTCTGATACTGGTAATAGTTCATCAGAGAACAACAGAAGGTGTTTGCGCGGACAACCGTTGTGTAATTTCTTAATGGCATGTCTGGTGATAGCATTCATCCTTCCGTGGTTTTTCCGAGTAAACATGTTCTAG